TGAACTTTGGCATAGTCTGTGCCATGGCTGTTTCATATTTATCCTTGTCACACTGGTTGATGAGTTCCTCTTTCCCCAGTGTAATAATCATGAAATACGCCCCGGCAAACACATTGGAGTGTGTATATCTGTTGCCAATAACCGGCTGTTCGTCGGCTCCATCCCCAAGAGTAAAACGAAAGAACAGATTGTGGAGGAGTTTGCTAAAGTCACAGGTAAGAAAGATCTTTGTTTATGGGTGAGATGGGCACTTTTCATTTGATTATGTCAACAACAGGTCTTGTAGTTGTAACTAAATACATGATCACATTTTGCTCAAACCTCGCTTAACTTTTTCTATTTCTAACAGAGGGTCTTAATGATGTCATACTGTACCATCAGCCAGATGACAAAAAGAAGAACAGAGGTTTTTGCTTTTTGGAATACGAGGACCATAAAACTGCTGCTCAGGCCAGACGCAGGCTAATGAGTGGCAAGGTGAAAGTGTGGGGGAACATGGTTACTGTGGAATGGGCAGACCCCATCGAGGACCCAGATCCAGAGGTTATGGCCAAGGTAAGTGATCTGCTGACTACAAAGTGATGAAACACTGGAGAAACAAGGTGTTATGTCCCAAAGGGCACttaattccctatatagtgcactgcttttgaccagggcccattggacctgctcaaaagtagtgcactgtatacagtgccttcagaatgtattcatacccctcgacttattccacGTTTTCTTACAGccagaattcaaaatggattaaatagatgtcTCAcacatctgcacacaataccccataatgacaaagtgaaaacacgtttttagaaatgtttgcaaatttattgaaaatgacagCCGGTATCACATTTTCATATGTAGTCGCACCCATGTTATAACCACCTTTGGCACAGATTtgcagctgtgagtatttctgggtaagtctctaagagctgtgcacacctggattgtacaatatttgcacattattatttgtaatattcttcaaactctgtcaagttggttgttgatcattgctggacagccattttcaagtcttgccatagattttcaagctggttttaagtcaaaactgtaactgtaaGCAACACTGGAGATTTTCATTTGATATATTTCCAACCTGAAGTCTCGCTTTATAGGCTTGCAGTTGATGCTTGATCAACCTTGGATGTCTTTCAATTAACACAATACAACCACTAGTCTTTAAGTGGGTGCAGATCACACTGATGCCTGTGTGTAACCCATGTAGTTGAAGTTCTTAACACGTTTCCCATTGTGCATTTCAACCCACAGGTCAAAGTTTTGTTTGTACGAAACCTTGCGAACAGTGTTACGGAAGAAATACTTGAAAAATCCTTCGGCCAGTTTGGGAAACTGGAGCGAGTGAAAAAGCTGAAAGATTACGCCTTCGTTCACTTTGATGAGAGGGACGCTGCAGTCAAGGTACTTTATATTGAGTGATAATATAATGAGAATACACTGTGGTAAGTAAATGACATTGAGGGTGTGTAATTGTATGATGACTGTAGTTTGCCATCATCTCCACAGGCGTTGGCTCAAATGAATGGCAAAGTTCTGGAAGGAGAGCACATTGACATAGTCTTTGCAAAGCCCCCCGATCAGAAGAGGAAGGAACGCAAAGCTCAGAGACAAGCAGCCAAAACAAACATGTAAGACATGtctttataaaatatattttttgcgcCCAATTTGAAATTGGTGCATGACTGATTGATTCTAAAGCCTTGTTTACACTGCAGGCCCTAATGTtcacatctgttttgtttttcaaatctgtTTTGAAGTACTGACTGTCAAAATGGCAAGGTACAAGTGACCAAATCAGATTTGTGGGTGTTTAGATGGAAGttatttgctgacatggctatgctagttgtcatagtaatgacgggtgtgtgtgcagtggtgtaggctgtTTTGGCGGTGCTTGTGCTTCCTATCAatcatttgtttgtaaacagtTAACAAGCTAGTTACCTACAGTttgttcttgtcaaactgtcaacagagcaGCTAACAAGCAACAAGATGTGCCTAATAACAGTCTAAAAAAACATTTGGGGGCAAATAAATCATATTTTACCATTCAGAAAAGtcgcatggccaggaatcagatttgtatctgatTTCAAACCACCTACGAAGGTGGtttaaaatcaaagtttatttgtcacatgtgccgaatacaacgggtgtagaccttacagtgaaatgcttacttacaggctctaaccaacaatgcaaaaaaggtattaggtgaacaatagttaagtaaagaaataaaaacaacagtaaaaagacagtgtaaaataacagtagcgaggctatacacagaagtgaggctataacagtagcgaggctacatacgggcaccggttagtcaggctgattgaggtagtatgtacatgtagatatggttaaagtgactgcatatatgataaacagagagtagcagtagcgtaaaagaggggttggcgggtggtgggtggcgggacacaatgcagatagcccggttagccaatgtgcgggtgcactggttggtcgggccaattggggtagtatgtacatgaatgtatatatGAAGGTTTGAAATGTGTGTTGAAttatctgattccatgtgatttTTGGCTGTTCAGCCTGCAGGAAAAGTAACAGATTCTAATGTGATATGTATGAAAATTGGATTTGAGTCACTTTAAACtgccagtgtgaacaaggctttagtcATCAAATCAGAACAATGAGTCCATGTGTGTTCAGTGCCTTGAACATTTTTGTCAGGTTCTGCTTGTTTCTCCCATaggtatgatgatgatgattattattacAACTACGGCCCCCCTCAGTTGCCCCCTCCCACAAGAGGCGGCCGAGGTAGGGGAGGTTATTCTTACCCACCCGACTATTATGGCTACGATGATTACTACGATTATTATGGTTATGATTACCCCAACTACCGCGGGGAATACGACTACGACTACTACGGCTATGATGACTTTCAGGCTCCCGCTAGAGGAAGAGGGGGCAGAGGTGCACGGGGGGCATCCCCAGCCAGAGGCAGGCCAGGCGCTCCCAGGGGCAGAGGTGGCTTTTCCCCTCGTGGTGGTCCAGGATCAAGCAGAGGAGGTGTGCAACAGAGAGGCCGCGGCGGGGTACGTGGTGCGAGGGGTGACCGCGGTGGAAATGTAGGAGGAAAGCGCAAAGCTGATGGGTACAACCAGCCAGATTCCAAGCGGCGCCAGACCAATAATCAGAACTGGGGCTCTCAACCCATTGCTCAGCAACCGCTCCAAGGTGGTGATCGTTCTGGTAACTATGGTTACAAATCTGACAACCAGGAGTTTTATCAGGATTATTTTGGGCAACAGTGGAAGTAGAACATTAGGGCTTTAATTCCAAATCCTTTTTTAGAGACTTGATCTGATTGGCCCTAAATCCATATAGTTGCCTCACTTTTTTCCCAATTTGGTGACATCTGGCAAGatttattttgtatatattttaataATCCGCTTGGATTTGAACAGTAGTCACACTTCCAACTGTTTTTGGCTAACTGGTTTTTATTCTTTCAAAGTTGATTAATGCGATTTCCATAATCAGgtttaaacatttaaaaatgtgCAATCATGTGATCCAGCTGTTTTTATTTGGCTGTAGTTTTATGTATGTTTTTAGTGATTCCATGTTTTAAGTAGCTAACAGCAACTAAACTAATGTCTCCTAAACATGTACCTATTTAAAACAAATGAAACCACAATTTGTATGTTACAGAAGATAATGCTAGGAAATGGCGTGTCTTGTAAAAAATCAAAGAAGGAAAAAAAAAGACTAGTCCTATTTATTGGGCTTTACATTTTGGCTTGTATTTTTTTGCTATTTGTCTGCTTTAATAAACATACACGCAGAAGTGTACAAAACCTCAAATTGTGTTTCAAATTCATGTTTCGGAAAATTCTCTTCAAATTACCTTCAAATTTAAGGCTCCTTGTGGAAGAAAATAACTAAAGGTTTGCCTATGTTTGCCACGTGCAGCAACTTCACTTTTGCattccataaaaaaatgtattacttATTTCAGTAGTCGGCTTATTCCACAATTGAAGTGTTACGTATGTGTAGAGACGTTCTCCATTTGAGTTAAGTTTTTTGATTCGAGACCGTATCTCAAAAATTCTCGATTTAGATTTCACAATTTCGTAGCCCAAATTAAATGGATTCCCGTTTTAAAGAAATGTCATAAAGTGGAGTCTTTCTCTGATGGCCAGTTCAAATATATCCCTTTGGCTATTAAAAAATTAGTCTGTGAAGATGTTCTTGTCCCCGAAGGCTCTATCTCAAATTGAGCAACGATGGGAATAATTGTCATGCATGAACTGTCTGTACATAGTGCTTGTAGTTTGGACATAACCCCCAATCTTTCCATATCCCAACCACTTGACTGGTCACCTTTAAAATAACACAGCAAGGCCACTGTTCTGCTCTACCTTTTCCTGACGGCATAGCCTTGTTGCATGTGAAGCTGAAGGGTGTAGACGTCTTGGTGAATGACTAGAACCCTTTGCTTTTTCCTTACTCAAGTTAATTTGTTTGTCTTTAATGTGCATTGGACTGTGTTCTGTAGTTACTTGTGGGTAGCTAGCTGGATGTTATGTGGTCATCTGTTGTGATCTATCTTCTAATTGCGTCCTTTTGTTACCTGACTAGCAGGGAAAAGGGGTCGAGGCCGGTCCTGACCTGTCACTATGAAGACTGACCTGCTATGTGGGGTTATACTGGAAGCTGCCAATTGAAGTGATGGTAAGGTCAACTCAATGGTCCAATGATATTCCAACTTTACAGGAGCATATCTGCCAGATTAGAAGATAATCAAAAGGGCAAACTCAAGACACTTGTTGCTTGGACTTTTTAGACCGTTGCTGCAAATAGGGTTTTCACACCTCTGAAAACCTCTCTCAAAGCTAAGGATCGGGATCATATTCTGCACATATTATTTTACATGCGCATGTTCTTTTACGCACACTTTGTAGCTGCTGCTCACACTCCCCTCACGTTTCTCTTTTTACTCACCCTCTTTTGGGCCATGCTGATGTAGCCTATGTCTTTCTCATATTTCTGAACAGCTGAAATAACCCCCAAGTGATTTGATCTAACGTTCCCCAAAATATATTATGAAGGCTGTACAACCATTGTCTGTTGTAACGGATATTGCAGTTGCACAAGCAGGACACAGTCCTTACACATTCATTCCATTGGAGAAAAAACTGTCAGGTTTTTGTGTGAAGTAGGCTAAGGCTTTATAGTCATATCGTAGCCACTAGCCAGAGTTCCTGGGGGGGAAAAGAACACTACTactttgtctgcctgtctgcctcctgctTAGCCAATGCTTGTAATGATGAGAAAATAACATTAAATCGCTAACtagactgtgtctctgtgtcttgctTGTGTTTCATATGCTGCCTAAATAGCTGCATGGAACTACCCACTTGAGTTTTGCTTTGGGGCAAAAAATGATCTGCGTTTCAACCACACCCAGACCCTACTAACTACTAATTTGCGTTTCAATTATCATGCAAGTACCGCACGAGTAAGCGGCCTAGCTGTTCCAACTCTGGACAGTTGAGCATGTATTTTGACCCGTAACCAGTGTCTGACAATGGGCGAGTGTTTTGCATCGCCCGGCGCGTTTATTATTGCTTGCGTCGTTTTGTCAACTACTGCTTAGACTGCATACTATTTGTCATAATCTTCATAGTATGCTGCCATATCGTAGCGATGATTGCTGGAAAAAATAACTAGCCAATGTTTGCGATGAGAAAATAACATTAAATCACTATTTTGACTGCCTGTGTTTGATATTCTTGCCTAAGTAGCTGCATGTTTAACTCGGCAACTAAAAAGAACATGGACTCGCTAGACTGCTTATGTTTGCAACAGACaactgttacatttacatttacattacatttaagtcatttagcagacgctcttatccagagcgacttacaaattggtgcattcaccttatgatatccagtggaacaaccactttacaatagtgcatctaactcttttaaggggggggggttagaaggattactttatcctatcctaggtattccttaaagaggtggggtttcaggtgtctccggaaggtggtgattgactccgctgacctggcgtcgtgagggagtttgttccaccattggggtgccagagcagcgaacagttttgactgggctgagcgggaactgtacttcctcagaggtagggaggcgagcaggccagaggtggatgaacgcagtgcccttgtttgggtgtagggcctgatcagagcctgaaggtacggaggtgccgttctcctcacagctccgtaggcaagcaccatggtcttgtagcggatgcgagcttcaactggaagccagtggagagagcggaggagcggggtgacgtgagagaacttgggaaagttgaacaccagacgggctgcggcgttctggatgagttgtaggggtttaatggcacaggcagggagcccagccaacagcgagttgcagtaatccagacgggagatgacaagtgcctggattaggacctgcgccgcttcctgcgtgaggcagggtcgtactctgcgaatgttgtagagcatgaacctacaggaacgggtcaccgccttgatgttagttgagaacgacagggtgttgtccaggatcacgccaaggttcttagcactctgggaggaggacacaatggagttgtcaaccgtgatggcgagatcatggaacgggcagtccttccccgggaggaagagcagctccgtcttgccgaggttcagcttgaggtggtgatccgtcatccacactgatatgtctgccagacatgcagagatgcgattcaccacctggttatcagaggggggaaaggagaagattaattgtgtgtcgtctgcatagcaatgataggagagaccatgtgaggatatgacagagccaagtgacttggtgtatagcgagaataggagagggcctagaacaaagccctgggggacaccagtggtgagagcacgtggtgcggagacagattctcgccacgccacctggtaggagcgacctgtcaggtaggacgcaatccaagcgtgggccgcgccggagatgcccagctcggagagggtggagaggaggatctgatggttcacagtatcaaaggcagccgataggtctagaaggatgagagcagaggagagagagttagctttagcagtgcggagcgcctccgtgacacagagaagagcagtctcagttgaatgactagtcttgaaacctgactgatttggatcaagaaggtcattctgagagagatagcaggagagctggccaaggacggcacgttcaagagttttggagagaaaagaaagaagggatactggtctgtagttgttgacatcggagggatcgagtgtaggttttttcagaaggggtgcaactctcgctctcttgaagacggaagggacgtagccagcggtcaaggatgagttaatgagcgaggtgaggtaagggagaaggtctccggaaatggtctggagaagagaggaggggatagggtcaagcgggcaggttgttgggcggccggccgtcacaagacgcgagatttcatctggagagagaggggagaaagaggtcaaagcacagggtagggcagtgtgagcagaaccagcggtgtcgtttgacttagcaaacgaggatcggatgtcgtcgaccttcttttcaaaatggttgacgaagtcatcagcagagagggaggaggggggaggagggggaggaggattcaggagggaggagaaggtggcaaagagcttcctagggttagaggcagatgcttggaatttagagtggtagaaattggctttagcagcagagacagaagaggagaatgtagagaggagggagtgaaaggatgccaggtccgcagggaggcgagttttcctccatttccgctcggctgcccggagccctgttacAACCGACAAAGTTTGTACGAACATGATGGCTGCATGTAACACCCCTCCTGAAAATAATTACATTAAGTCACGCTTGAGGCATGGAAAGCATAGGGTGAACATGTTGACCATGTCTTAAGCATAGactaaaaaaacatatctctgTATATAGTGTAGGCTACAACATTAAGTGGAAGCAGCAGTGGAGCACTGAGCAGACACTACTGTGGGCAGCAGttacgtaaaaaaaaaaagatactgCACATGTGCAGAAAGCTCATTATCCACGGCAAGTGTTCCAGAAAATCCTAAACCACAGCCACGCCTTTGTTATTATAAGCTTGCCACCTCCCCCATGTCTCCAAATAATATGCCATTTTTAAAATGACTATTGAAGATGTTGAGTTCCCAGTGGACTGTTCATCCCGAAATGTAGTTATGCCTTTTGCACTTTGTCTAAGTTTGAAGTGGCTCAGAGGAGCTTGACGCCAATGTATATTTTGATGCATAATGCAGCTTTACGATGGAATAGACATATTTAATTCTGTTTTGATTTTGATTGGCTTTAATATAATGTTTAGCAGGTTTTTAGGTTTAACCACCTGGCATAAATGGTCAGGCATTCCAGGAAAGTGGTTATTTTCAGAACTCGTCTTTAAAGGGTTGGTTAACTACCTCAGTACAGAGGATACAACTGCCCTGTCTACTCTAAGTATGGAAACGTAATTGATGAAAGCAGGGCTTGTTCCACCTACTAACAAGCACAAGGGCAACAGCAGAGCACATGTAGTTTGTTTATTATAGGTGCTGCATGCTGTTATTCTAACACTGCCAACAGTCAAGCTGGGCATATTAAATAATCTCATGTAATGAGTGAATGAAGGAACAAACCCTGCTTTCATATGGTTTGAACTGCATTGGCTATGTGCTTATTCATATAATGTATTTACAGGTTGTATAATAGTTCAACATAATAATTCAACATTCTTGTAAAAGCTTGAAGGAAAGACATGCCTTTTTCAGAAGCATTGCATTGTCCCTTTTTCTTTCTGGGATAGGATAGTAAGTATTTTGTATATGATCCATTCCTTTTGGTTGCCTGGAAACCCAATGTAGCATTATATGCAATTCAACATTGGGTTTTCAGGCAACCCATTTGGAAGGTTGCATTCACATTTAAGTTTGAGAGCCATCAGTCTACTTTGTGTACAGAAATTTGCCTAATCATGATGTACAACATGAATATCGATCAGACATCTATGAGCTGCCTTTTTGTCACATTTTAAGTATGTGACAAGTGTTTTGAATCATGTTGAGCATGTAATTAGTATCTGAGTTAGCTGGATATGACTTGGTTTATCCAGTTCAAATGGGATACTgcagcttaaaaaaaaaaatgtatttcctgGATCGCATAAAGGAGACAACAACTTAATCAGGTTTTGTATACAATTGACTCTGAAAAGCTGTTACCAGTTTAAACAGTTGTTGGTGGCTAACAATTGTTTTTGCATTCTTGCAAAtaaattgttttatactgttaagTGAGGCGCGTGAAACTTATTTTAAAAATAAAGGTCTTGATTTTCATCCCTGTcttatatttttatattgtatTTGATCAATTTATGACTATTCGTCCAACTTAGTTGTATacatttaaatgtagattttaTGGAAAAACGCAAACAATTCAACCTGCTGCTTTGTGCACCACACCTTGGTATGGAATTTACGGCAATGGAATTAATTTCTTCACGGAAGTTCGTGTTACTTTCAAACATACTATTTCGTTTAGGAAATTAAATAGTTTATGATTATGAATACCAAGCAATTACCAGCTGAGACTACAGTACTAAAGATTTTCCAGTAGCTTcgcctatccctccctctctgatcTGCTGGCACTTCCTGTGGTGAGGATTAGAACCGGAAGTGACGACCATCGGATTAAGGGAACTCGATCTGTCAAGGAAATCACACAATACTTTCTGAAATGGGAAATAACAAAAGTGCTAACCATAATTAAAAGGAAGAACTATCGTTGAAGAAATTAGATAACAATGTGAAACCTGCACAAAGTTATGACATGGTTCGCTGTTTGAAGTACTAGTTGATGGGATTATATTGTGTATTAGTAAATAGCTGAAGTCGCGAGCCTTCCTTGTTAACTTTAGCATACGGATCAAACGTTATATAACGTTAGACCTAGCGAGTACATTTTAGCTGGTGTTATGGGTTACTTGTTTAGGGTGTCCATATAGCTTTTTAATGTTTACTTCAACAGACCCCATTGTAAAATGGAACGTATTCGAGTTTATCTGGAGAATCTGAAGCAAGGACTGCAAATTGATGTCCTGAGGGAAGTTGGACGTCAATACCCTGTCTTTTGCTTTCTTCTGGTTTTCATGTTTTCATCAACTATACTTCTTAATAGGTAGGTTTTGTTGACATACAGTGGATATTTGTTCATGTGGGATATCGAATGTTTTGACTCAGTCATAATGTCACTTGAAGTACCTGTAGTTAAAGTTCTCTTGCTCATTCTGGAGTGTTAGTTCAGCATCCTGTCTAAACTCATAATTTCAGAATGTTTCTTTTTTAGTTCCGGTATTAACCAGACATCTAGCTATATGTGTCTGACCAGGTTTTTCTTCCAGGTATCTCCACATTCTGATGGTGTTTTGGTCCTTCCTGGCTGGAGTGATTACATTCTATTGCTCCCTCGGCACAGAATCCCTCCTGCCCAACATCCTCTTCACCATGAAGCCCAAGAACAAAGTAAGTTGAATGTTAAAAACACTAAAACCAGTAGTTGGAGGGCAATGCAGTGTCACTCCAGTGGTGAAGTGACTCAGTTGCTTAACTTTTCTAACGGTCAGTTCCCATTTGTCAGTGGGATATCCAAAAGTACGTTTTGTAGCTTTAGGATCTCCCTCTATTTCTACAGCAGCAGGAGCAACAGGAGCTGTTTCCATTGGGACACAGCTGTGCAGTGTGTGGGAAAGTAAAGTGCAAACGTCACAGGTATGTCAGCACACCAGTGATTTtagggttgactcataacccgcagtcccTGCGCCTGCGTGTTAAgggtcattaaatattgtgtAAGTAAAGGGCGGGTTGCGGCCAGGTTttataaagagaaaacaatgcatAAAAAATTCATAATGTATCATTATTGTACAATTCAtctctataggctacattgaggtttttcttaatttatttttatttttggtgttaggccctaaagcttaggTTTATACGCACTTAGGCTTATAACTATGTGCGCCAAATACACTTCAATTGCCAAAACTTTTCTGCCCAAGTTCCCAAAAGCATAACGTTGATCCACTGATGCAAAGAGGACTTTGTCACAGTTTAATTCAATAATGAAAGCTgagaaatggagagttgaaaataaagagaagggtgGGTCAGAACAATAGCCTAATGTTTTGGACAGTCACAGGACAGGGTCATCAAATATGGCACATGAAAGGAActgtactgttcagatgggttaaatatAATACTAACTGAAATATGGAcattgactgtaggtctataacctctcacatagcctaaTATAATATTAACCGTAAAATCATAcaccaaatgtacattttgacTCTGGAGAGAATAAATGCGTGTAACGGCTCTCATGTGGCACATCGACAAAGGACACAGTGCTGTTCTCTTTTAACGGTTTATTCTCCAAAGTTGAACAACTCttgcacatacatacacaacacTGTGTAAACTTCAGAACAACTGCAAACCCACCTAGCAAAGTTGAACAACTCTGGCTGGATGCTGCGTGATCATgtgcatatatacagtaccagtcaaaatgttggacacacctactcattcaagagtttttctttatttttactattttctacattgtagaataatagtgaagacatcaaaactaggaattaacacatatgtaatcatgt
This region of Salvelinus alpinus chromosome 8, SLU_Salpinus.1, whole genome shotgun sequence genomic DNA includes:
- the LOC139582261 gene encoding heterogeneous nuclear ribonucleoprotein Q-like isoform X6; amino-acid sequence: MMATDQMTDHVNGNGTEEPIDITEVDTTTAEVIHSDNFQTLLDAGLPQKVAEKLDAIYISGLVAHSDLDERAIEALKEFNEEGALQVLLDFKESDLSHVQNKSAFLCGVMKTYRQREKQGTKVSDPTKGPDEAKIKALLDRTIYTLDVTTGQRKYGGPPPESVYSGAQPTIGTEIFVGKIPRDLFEDELVPLFEKAGPIWDLRLMMDPLSGLNRGYAFVTFCTKEAASEAVNLCNNHEIRPGKHIGVCISVANNRLFVGSIPKSKTKEQIVEEFAKVTEGLNDVILYHQPDDKKKNRGFCFLEYEDHKTAAQARRRLMSGKVKVWGNMVTVEWADPIEDPDPEVMAKVKVLFVRNLANSVTEEILEKSFGQFGKLERVKKLKDYAFVHFDERDAAVKALAQMNGKVLEGEHIDIVFAKPPDQKRKERKAQRQAAKTNMYDDDDYYYNYGPPQLPPPTRGGRGRGGYSYPPDYYGYDDYYDYYGYDYPNYRGEYDYDYYGYDDFQAPARGRGGRGARGASPARGRPGAPRGRGGFSPRGGPGSSRGGVQQRGRGGVRGARGDRGGNVGGKRKADGYNQPDSKRRQTNNQNWGSQPIAQQPLQGKRGRGRS